A part of Sulfurifustis variabilis genomic DNA contains:
- the aroA gene encoding 3-phosphoshikimate 1-carboxyvinyltransferase: protein MSDSRIDFLVQPGGALVGRLRVPGDKSISHRSVMLGALAEGRTAAEGLLEGEDVLRTVNAFRAMGVRVDGPRAGHVEIEGVGLHGLKAPAAPLDMGNSGTAMRLMAGILAGQAFDSELVGDPSLSKRPMKRVAEPLNRMGAEIRTEEGGRPPLRISGGRALSAIRYALPVPSAQVKSALLLAGLYAKGETAVTEPAPTRDHTERMLRGFGYAVEVSGSTVRLSGGGRLKACRIDVPADISSAAFFLVGASIAPGADIVLEHVGMNPTRVGVLTILGLMGADIGIENARESGGEPVADLRVRASRLRGIRIPPEQVPLAIDEFPALLVAAACAEGETVLSGAEELRVKESDRIAATAAGLRALGIDARETPDGMIVRGGGAFRSGTVESLGDHRIAMAFAMAGLRSQGPITIRDCKNVDTSFPGFVELARRAGLGITIRGGR, encoded by the coding sequence ATGTCCGATTCACGCATCGACTTCCTCGTGCAACCCGGCGGCGCGCTCGTCGGGCGCCTGCGCGTCCCCGGCGACAAATCGATCTCGCACCGCAGCGTGATGCTCGGGGCGCTCGCGGAAGGGCGGACCGCCGCCGAGGGGCTCCTCGAGGGCGAGGACGTCCTGCGTACGGTGAACGCCTTTCGCGCCATGGGCGTCCGGGTGGACGGTCCGCGCGCGGGGCACGTCGAGATCGAAGGGGTGGGTCTGCACGGACTCAAGGCGCCGGCCGCGCCGCTCGACATGGGCAATTCCGGCACCGCGATGCGCCTCATGGCCGGGATTCTCGCCGGCCAGGCCTTCGATTCGGAGCTGGTCGGCGATCCTTCCCTCAGCAAGCGACCGATGAAGCGCGTGGCCGAGCCGTTGAACCGGATGGGCGCGGAGATCCGGACGGAAGAGGGCGGCCGCCCCCCGCTGCGCATCTCCGGCGGGCGGGCGCTGTCGGCCATCCGTTACGCGCTGCCGGTCCCCAGCGCGCAGGTGAAGTCCGCGTTGCTGCTCGCCGGCCTCTACGCGAAAGGCGAGACGGCCGTCACCGAGCCTGCGCCCACGCGCGATCACACCGAACGGATGCTCCGGGGCTTCGGTTATGCCGTCGAAGTGAGCGGTTCGACGGTGCGCCTGAGCGGCGGGGGGCGTCTGAAAGCCTGCCGGATCGACGTTCCGGCCGACATCTCCTCGGCGGCCTTCTTTCTCGTGGGCGCCTCGATCGCTCCGGGCGCGGATATCGTCCTCGAGCACGTGGGCATGAATCCGACGCGGGTCGGCGTGCTCACCATCCTCGGGCTCATGGGAGCGGATATCGGCATCGAAAATGCCCGTGAGTCCGGCGGTGAACCGGTCGCCGATCTGCGCGTGCGCGCCAGTCGGCTGCGCGGCATCCGAATCCCGCCGGAGCAGGTTCCGCTCGCGATCGACGAGTTCCCCGCGCTGCTCGTCGCGGCGGCCTGCGCCGAGGGGGAAACCGTCCTTTCCGGGGCCGAGGAACTGCGGGTCAAGGAGAGCGACCGTATCGCCGCGACGGCGGCGGGACTGCGGGCCCTCGGGATCGACGCCCGCGAGACACCCGACGGCATGATCGTGCGCGGAGGCGGCGCCTTCCGGTCGGGTACGGTCGAAAGCCTGGGCGATCACCGCATCGCGATGGCCTTCGCCATGGCCGGGCTGCGATCGCAGGGCCCGATCACCATCCGCGACTGCAAGAATGTCGATACCTCGTTCCCCGGGTTCGTGGAACTGGCGCGTCGGGCCGGACTGGGGATCACGATACGCGGCGGGCGGTAA
- a CDS encoding prephenate dehydrogenase, which yields MIDKLAIIGVGLMGGSLARALRERNEVGEIVGYGRTIANLDEAIELNVIDHAETSIAAAVDGADMIVLAVPVGAMREVLDAAAPAIGSHAVVTDVGSVKQTVIDAARAALGPRFASFVPGHPIAGTEQSGARAARGNLYEDRRVILTPGPETDPTATGRVTAMWRAVGAEVVSMPAADHDRVLAASSHLPHALAYALVDMLVRLDDHRSIFECAGGGFRDFTRIAASDPVMWRDICLANREPLLALLEQYQENLRLLGEALERADGEWLRETFARAKRAREGLHGPGDGE from the coding sequence ATGATCGACAAGCTCGCCATCATCGGTGTCGGACTCATGGGCGGTTCGCTCGCCCGCGCGTTGCGCGAACGGAACGAGGTCGGGGAAATCGTCGGTTATGGCCGAACGATCGCCAATCTGGACGAGGCGATCGAGCTCAACGTGATCGACCATGCGGAAACGAGCATCGCGGCCGCGGTCGACGGCGCGGACATGATCGTGCTTGCCGTGCCCGTCGGTGCGATGCGCGAAGTGCTCGACGCGGCGGCACCCGCGATCGGGTCGCATGCCGTCGTGACCGACGTGGGAAGCGTCAAGCAAACGGTCATCGACGCGGCGAGGGCGGCGCTGGGGCCACGCTTCGCCTCGTTCGTGCCGGGTCATCCGATCGCCGGGACCGAGCAGTCGGGCGCGCGCGCCGCGCGCGGCAATCTTTACGAGGACCGGCGCGTGATCCTCACGCCCGGACCCGAGACGGACCCGACGGCGACCGGGCGGGTGACTGCCATGTGGCGGGCGGTCGGGGCCGAGGTCGTCTCCATGCCCGCTGCCGATCACGACCGGGTACTGGCCGCCAGCAGCCACCTGCCCCATGCCCTCGCGTACGCGCTGGTCGACATGCTGGTGCGGCTGGACGACCATCGCTCGATCTTCGAGTGCGCCGGCGGCGGGTTTCGCGACTTTACGCGGATCGCCGCCAGCGACCCGGTAATGTGGCGCGACATCTGTCTCGCCAACCGGGAGCCGCTCCTCGCGCTGCTCGAACAGTACCAGGAGAACCTGCGTCTGCTCGGCGAGGCGCTCGAACGGGCCGACGGCGAATGGCTGCGCGAGACCTTTGCGCGGGCCAAACGCGCCCGCGAGGGGTTGCATGGCCCGGGGGACGGCGAGTAG
- the hisC gene encoding histidinol-phosphate transaminase: MTFEPIALAAPGVRRLSPYQPGKPLDALEREYGVRNAIKLASNENPLGPGPAAVAAARAALEGVGRYPDGAGFGLKRALAARLGVDAMQITLGNGSNDVLELVARAFLGPDTEVVYAAHAFAVYALVTQAAGARAVVVPARDWGHDLDAMRAAVGPRTRLVFIANPNNPTGTWLRAGDLEGFVRAVPENVLVVVDEAYFEYVDEPDYPDTVGWIAKYPNLITTRTFSKIHGLAGLRVGYGVSHPAVADLLNRVRQPFNVNSAAAAAAEAALRDEAHVARSRDMNRAGLRQLTEGTKKLGLPHIPSTANFVCIEVGQAAAVYEGLLREGVIVRPVANYGMPRHLRVTVGLPEENERFLKALDKVLGGSRR, translated from the coding sequence ATGACCTTCGAACCGATCGCCCTCGCCGCTCCCGGCGTGCGCCGCCTCTCGCCGTACCAGCCGGGCAAGCCGCTCGACGCGCTGGAGCGGGAGTACGGCGTCCGCAACGCGATCAAGCTGGCGAGCAACGAGAACCCGCTCGGTCCAGGCCCGGCCGCCGTCGCGGCCGCGCGGGCGGCGCTCGAGGGCGTGGGACGCTATCCGGACGGGGCCGGTTTCGGGCTGAAGCGCGCTCTCGCCGCGCGTCTCGGCGTCGACGCCATGCAGATCACGCTCGGGAACGGCTCGAACGACGTGCTCGAGCTCGTGGCGCGCGCGTTCCTCGGTCCGGACACCGAGGTCGTGTATGCCGCCCACGCCTTCGCGGTGTACGCGCTCGTCACGCAGGCGGCGGGAGCGCGGGCCGTCGTCGTGCCCGCCAGGGATTGGGGCCACGATCTGGACGCGATGCGGGCGGCGGTCGGACCCCGTACCCGGCTCGTCTTCATCGCCAATCCCAACAACCCGACCGGCACGTGGCTGCGTGCCGGAGACCTGGAAGGCTTCGTACGCGCCGTGCCCGAGAACGTGCTGGTCGTCGTCGACGAGGCCTACTTCGAGTACGTGGACGAGCCGGACTATCCGGACACGGTCGGGTGGATCGCGAAGTACCCGAACCTGATCACCACCCGAACCTTCTCGAAGATCCATGGGCTCGCCGGTCTGCGCGTCGGATACGGGGTGTCGCATCCGGCCGTCGCCGATCTGTTGAACCGCGTGCGCCAGCCGTTCAACGTGAACAGCGCCGCGGCCGCCGCGGCGGAAGCGGCGCTGCGCGACGAGGCGCACGTGGCGCGCAGCCGGGACATGAACCGCGCGGGACTGCGGCAGCTGACCGAGGGAACGAAGAAGCTCGGTCTCCCGCACATCCCGTCGACCGCTAACTTCGTTTGCATCGAAGTCGGTCAGGCGGCCGCCGTCTACGAAGGGCTGCTGCGCGAGGGCGTGATCGTACGGCCGGTGGCGAACTACGGGATGCCGCGCCACCTTCGCGTGACCGTGGGCCTGCCTGAAGAGAACGAGCGTTTCCTGAAAGCCCTGGACAAGGTGCTCGGAGGTTCGCGACGGTGA
- the pheA gene encoding prephenate dehydratase has translation MTKEERRLRELRGKIDALDEKIQALLSRRARIAQEVAHSKARNGDKYFYRPEREAEVLRRALERNRGPLPDESVARVFREIMSACLALESPLKIAFLGPAGTFTQEAALKHFGQAVETLPLGAIDEVFREVESGNAHFGVVPVENSTEGVVNHTLDMFLASSLKICGEVALRVHHHLLGTGATSAARRVVSHQQSLAQCREWLDAHLPGIDRVSVASNAEAARLAAADSGTLAIAGDSAAGLYGLTILATNIEDRPDNTTRFLVIGDLDTQPTGADKTSLLLSGKNRPGALHRLLAPLARHGINMTRIESRPSRRSIWEYVFFIDIEGHVRDRKVAGVLKRLEGEAAFYKCLGSYPKAVA, from the coding sequence ATGACCAAAGAAGAGCGGCGGCTGCGAGAGCTTCGCGGCAAGATCGACGCGCTGGACGAGAAGATCCAGGCGCTTCTCAGCCGGCGCGCGCGCATCGCGCAGGAAGTCGCGCACAGCAAGGCCCGCAACGGCGACAAGTATTTTTACCGGCCGGAACGCGAGGCGGAGGTGCTGCGGCGCGCGCTCGAGCGCAACCGGGGACCGTTGCCGGACGAGTCGGTCGCCCGGGTGTTCCGCGAGATCATGTCGGCCTGCCTCGCGCTGGAGTCGCCGCTCAAGATCGCGTTCCTCGGGCCCGCGGGCACGTTTACGCAGGAGGCCGCCCTGAAGCACTTCGGGCAGGCCGTGGAGACGTTGCCGCTCGGCGCGATCGATGAAGTGTTCCGGGAGGTGGAGTCCGGCAACGCCCACTTCGGGGTGGTGCCGGTCGAGAATTCCACCGAGGGGGTAGTGAACCACACGCTCGACATGTTCCTCGCGTCGTCGCTCAAGATCTGCGGCGAGGTCGCGTTGCGGGTACACCATCACCTGCTGGGCACGGGCGCGACGTCAGCCGCGCGGCGCGTCGTCTCGCACCAGCAGTCGCTTGCGCAATGCCGCGAGTGGCTCGACGCACACCTCCCCGGGATCGACCGGGTCTCGGTCGCCAGCAACGCGGAGGCGGCGCGGCTCGCGGCGGCGGATTCCGGGACCCTGGCGATCGCGGGAGACTCGGCCGCGGGCCTTTACGGTCTCACGATCCTGGCGACGAACATCGAGGACCGGCCGGACAACACCACCCGCTTCCTCGTGATCGGGGATCTCGACACGCAGCCCACGGGGGCGGACAAGACGAGCCTGCTCCTGTCCGGCAAGAACCGCCCCGGCGCGCTGCACCGGCTGCTCGCGCCGCTCGCGCGCCACGGCATCAACATGACCCGTATCGAGTCGCGCCCGTCGCGGCGAAGCATCTGGGAGTACGTCTTCTTCATCGACATCGAGGGGCACGTCCGCGACCGCAAGGTGGCGGGCGTGCTGAAGCGGCTCGAAGGCGAGGCCGCGTTCTACAAGTGCCTCGGCTCATACCCGAAGGCCGTCGCCTGA
- a CDS encoding 3-phosphoglycerate dehydrogenase family protein: MYKILTLNNISPLGLSRLPDELYQVGTAIPEPDAILVRSANMHELAIPKSLKAVGRAGAGVNNIPVAKMSQLGIPVFNAPGANANAVKELVVAGLIMACRHIAPAWEFARALNGTDEEIHKAVEAGKKKFAGFELPGRTLGVIGLGAIGRIVANAGVALGMKVVGFDPGLTVEGAWQLSASVQKARSIDDLLKNVDFVTFHVPLNDKTRYMINAERLKLMRDGVVILNFAREGIVDDAAVSAAIKSGKVYAYVCDFPNNVLKNHERVVTLPHLGASTREAEENCAVMVADQVRDFLENGNIRNSVNFPEVVLPRGTDYRMVVANANVPNMLGQISEAFGLAGMNIHDMVNMSRGELAYTVVDLDSPIPEAVREHIAGIQGVLMARIVDPPRPF, encoded by the coding sequence GTGTACAAGATTCTGACGCTCAACAACATCTCGCCGCTCGGTCTGTCGCGGCTGCCGGATGAGCTGTACCAGGTGGGCACCGCCATCCCGGAGCCGGACGCGATCCTGGTCCGCTCGGCCAACATGCACGAGCTCGCCATCCCGAAGTCGCTCAAGGCCGTCGGCCGCGCGGGGGCGGGCGTGAACAACATACCGGTGGCGAAGATGTCGCAGCTCGGTATTCCCGTCTTCAACGCTCCGGGGGCGAACGCGAATGCGGTCAAGGAGCTCGTGGTGGCGGGACTCATCATGGCCTGCCGGCACATCGCGCCCGCCTGGGAATTCGCGCGCGCGCTCAATGGGACCGACGAGGAGATCCACAAGGCCGTGGAGGCGGGCAAGAAGAAATTCGCGGGTTTCGAGCTGCCCGGCCGGACGCTTGGCGTCATCGGCCTCGGGGCCATCGGGCGCATCGTCGCGAACGCGGGCGTGGCGCTCGGCATGAAGGTGGTGGGTTTCGATCCCGGCCTGACGGTGGAAGGAGCGTGGCAGCTCTCCGCGAGCGTGCAGAAGGCGCGCTCGATCGACGATCTGCTGAAGAACGTCGACTTCGTCACCTTCCACGTGCCGCTGAACGACAAGACCAGGTACATGATCAACGCCGAGCGGCTGAAGCTCATGCGCGACGGCGTGGTGATCCTGAACTTCGCGCGCGAGGGCATCGTCGACGACGCCGCCGTTTCCGCCGCGATCAAGAGCGGCAAGGTCTACGCGTACGTGTGCGACTTCCCGAACAACGTGCTCAAGAACCACGAGAGGGTCGTTACCCTGCCGCACCTCGGCGCCTCCACGCGCGAGGCCGAGGAGAACTGCGCCGTCATGGTCGCCGACCAGGTGCGGGACTTCCTCGAGAACGGCAACATCCGCAACTCGGTCAATTTTCCCGAGGTCGTATTGCCCCGAGGCACCGATTACCGCATGGTGGTCGCCAACGCGAACGTGCCCAACATGCTCGGACAGATCTCGGAGGCCTTCGGCCTCGCCGGCATGAACATCCACGACATGGTGAACATGTCGCGCGGCGAGCTCGCCTACACCGTGGTCGACCTGGACAGCCCGATCCCGGAGGCGGTCCGGGAGCACATCGCCGGCATCCAGGGGGTCCTGATGGCGCGCATCGTCGATCCGCCGCGGCCGTTCTGA
- the serC gene encoding 3-phosphoserine/phosphohydroxythreonine transaminase, with protein MARVYNFSAGPAVLPEEVLTQARDELVDWRSSGMSVMEMSHRGKEFISIAEKAEADLRELLAIPASHKVLFLQGGATQQFAMVPMNLLRGKKSADYVNTGQWSKKAISEAKKLGAANVVATSEASNFTTVPAPGAWKLDPNAAYVHYTPNETIGGVEFHWIPDTGDVPLVADMSSTILSRPLDVARYGLIYAGAQKNIGPAGLTIVIVREDLIGGAAPGTPSMMDYRIHAENGSMYNTPPTYAWYIAGLVFEWLKRRGGLKAMAAVNERKAKKLYDYIDASGFYRNPVDPACRSWMNVPFTLADAALDEAFLKGAKGAGLVQLKGHRSVGGMRASIYNAMPEAGVDALIDYMKTFVKNKG; from the coding sequence ATGGCACGGGTGTATAACTTCAGCGCGGGACCGGCGGTGCTGCCGGAAGAGGTGCTCACGCAGGCGCGCGACGAGCTCGTCGACTGGCGCAGCTCCGGCATGTCGGTGATGGAGATGAGCCACCGCGGCAAGGAGTTCATCTCCATCGCGGAGAAGGCCGAGGCCGACCTGCGGGAGCTGCTCGCGATTCCCGCAAGCCACAAGGTCCTGTTTCTCCAGGGCGGCGCCACGCAGCAGTTCGCGATGGTGCCGATGAACCTGCTGCGCGGCAAGAAGAGCGCCGACTACGTCAACACGGGGCAATGGTCGAAAAAGGCGATCTCCGAGGCGAAGAAGCTCGGCGCCGCCAATGTCGTCGCCACGTCGGAGGCGAGCAATTTCACGACGGTGCCGGCGCCGGGCGCGTGGAAGCTCGACCCGAACGCGGCCTACGTCCACTACACGCCCAACGAGACGATCGGGGGCGTCGAGTTCCACTGGATCCCGGACACCGGCGACGTGCCGCTCGTGGCCGACATGTCCTCGACCATCCTGTCGCGGCCGCTCGACGTCGCGCGCTACGGCCTGATCTACGCCGGCGCCCAGAAGAATATCGGCCCCGCGGGTCTCACGATCGTCATCGTCCGCGAGGACCTGATCGGCGGCGCGGCCCCCGGCACGCCGAGCATGATGGATTACAGGATTCACGCGGAGAACGGCTCGATGTACAACACGCCGCCGACCTACGCGTGGTACATCGCCGGGCTCGTGTTCGAGTGGCTGAAGCGCCGGGGCGGGCTGAAGGCGATGGCGGCCGTCAACGAGCGCAAGGCGAAGAAGCTCTACGACTACATCGACGCCTCCGGCTTCTACCGAAACCCGGTCGATCCCGCGTGCCGTTCCTGGATGAACGTGCCGTTCACGCTCGCCGACGCCGCGCTCGACGAGGCCTTCCTCAAGGGAGCGAAGGGTGCGGGGCTCGTACAGCTCAAGGGCCACCGTTCGGTCGGCGGCATGCGCGCGAGCATCTACAACGCGATGCCCGAAGCGGGCGTGGACGCGCTCATCGACTACATGAAGACGTTCGTCAAGAACAAGGGCTGA
- the gyrA gene encoding DNA gyrase subunit A: MEQVARETIPVNLEDEMKQSYLDYAMSVIVGRALPDVRDGLKPVHRRVLYAMRELGNDYNKPYKKSARVVGDVIGKYHPHGDTAVYDTIVRLAQDFSMRYPLIDGQGNFGSVDGDAPAAMRYTEIRMSRIAHELLADLDKETVDFAPNYDGSEREPVVMPTKLPNLLVNGSSGIAVGMATNIPPHNLTEVVNACLALIENPEATVDDLMAHIPGPDFPTAAIIHGVDGIREAYRTGRGRIYVRARVDIETDEKSGRQTVVVTELPYQVNKARLLEHIAELVKDGKLDGISELRDESDKSGMRMVIELKRGEVADVLVNNLYEHTALQSVFGVNMVALINNQPRLLDLKQMLEAFVRHRREVVTRRSVYDLRKSRDRAHVLEGLAVALENIDEMVALIKAAKDPAEAKARMIARAWSAKVVGAMLARSDANLTRPQGLAADFGLRKDGYWLSETQAQAILDLRLHRLTGLEQEKLHAEYQEILKTIADLLEILSNPDRLMQVIRDELTQLRDQYGDARRTEILETRVSLRMEDLIADEDVVVTLSHAGYIKSQPLTAYRAQRRGGRGKTATSVKEEDFVEKLIIANTHATILCFTSRGKVYWRRVYEIPQAGRGARGKPIVNLLPLEADEKINAILPVRSFEQGGFIFMATSDGTVKKTDLAEFTRPRSTGIRAIELEEGNRLIGAALTSGSSEILLFSNAGKSVRFNEADVRPMGRSARGVRGIDLKEGQSVVSLIIAGKDIAESAAVLTVTQNGYGKRTNLSEYPTHRRGGQGVISIQVTERNGPVVGAGLFDEGDEVMLISDGGTLIRTRVKEISVIGRNTQGVRLIEMGEGEKLAGIEKIEESDEE; this comes from the coding sequence ATGGAACAGGTCGCCAGAGAGACGATCCCGGTCAATCTCGAAGACGAGATGAAGCAGTCCTACCTCGATTACGCGATGAGCGTGATCGTGGGCCGGGCGCTCCCGGACGTGCGCGACGGGCTGAAGCCCGTGCACCGGCGGGTGCTCTATGCCATGCGCGAGCTCGGCAACGACTACAACAAGCCCTACAAGAAGTCGGCGCGCGTGGTCGGCGACGTCATCGGCAAGTACCACCCGCACGGCGACACCGCGGTGTACGACACGATCGTGCGCCTGGCGCAGGACTTCTCCATGCGCTACCCGCTGATCGACGGACAGGGCAACTTCGGCTCGGTCGACGGGGACGCCCCGGCGGCCATGCGCTACACCGAGATCCGCATGAGCCGGATCGCGCACGAGCTGCTCGCCGACCTCGACAAGGAGACGGTCGACTTCGCGCCGAACTACGACGGCAGCGAGCGCGAACCGGTGGTCATGCCGACCAAGCTTCCGAACCTGCTGGTCAACGGCTCCTCGGGCATCGCGGTCGGCATGGCGACCAACATCCCGCCGCACAACCTCACCGAGGTGGTGAACGCCTGCCTCGCGCTGATCGAGAACCCGGAGGCGACGGTCGACGACCTGATGGCGCACATCCCCGGTCCGGACTTTCCCACCGCGGCGATCATCCACGGCGTCGACGGCATCCGCGAGGCCTACCGCACCGGGCGCGGGCGCATCTACGTGCGCGCCAGGGTCGACATCGAGACCGACGAGAAGAGCGGGCGCCAGACGGTCGTCGTGACCGAGCTGCCGTACCAGGTGAACAAGGCGCGCCTGCTCGAGCACATCGCGGAGCTCGTGAAGGACGGCAAGCTCGACGGCATCTCCGAGCTGCGCGACGAGTCGGACAAGTCCGGCATGCGCATGGTGATCGAGCTCAAGCGCGGCGAGGTCGCCGACGTGCTGGTGAACAATCTCTACGAGCACACCGCGCTGCAGAGCGTCTTCGGCGTGAACATGGTCGCGCTGATCAACAACCAGCCGCGCCTGCTCGACCTCAAGCAGATGCTCGAGGCCTTCGTCCGCCACCGCCGCGAGGTGGTGACGCGGCGCTCGGTCTACGACCTGCGCAAGAGCCGCGACCGCGCCCACGTGCTGGAAGGCCTTGCCGTCGCGCTCGAGAACATCGACGAGATGGTCGCGCTCATCAAGGCCGCGAAGGACCCGGCCGAGGCGAAGGCCAGGATGATCGCGCGCGCATGGTCGGCGAAGGTCGTGGGCGCGATGCTCGCGCGCAGCGATGCGAACCTCACGCGCCCGCAGGGGCTCGCCGCCGACTTCGGCCTGCGCAAGGACGGCTACTGGCTGTCCGAGACGCAGGCGCAGGCGATTCTCGACCTGCGGCTGCACCGCCTCACCGGTCTCGAGCAGGAGAAGCTCCACGCCGAGTACCAGGAAATCCTGAAGACTATCGCCGACCTGCTCGAGATCCTCTCGAACCCCGATCGGCTGATGCAGGTGATCCGCGACGAACTGACCCAGCTGCGCGACCAGTACGGCGACGCGCGGCGTACCGAGATTCTCGAGACGCGCGTGAGCCTCCGGATGGAGGACCTGATCGCCGACGAGGACGTGGTCGTCACGCTCTCGCACGCGGGCTACATCAAGTCGCAGCCGTTGACGGCGTACCGGGCGCAACGGCGCGGCGGGCGCGGCAAGACTGCGACCAGCGTCAAGGAAGAGGACTTCGTCGAGAAGCTCATCATCGCAAACACGCACGCGACGATCCTGTGCTTCACCAGCCGCGGCAAGGTGTACTGGCGCAGGGTCTACGAGATTCCGCAGGCCGGGCGCGGCGCACGCGGCAAGCCTATCGTGAACCTGCTGCCGCTCGAAGCGGACGAGAAGATCAACGCCATCCTTCCCGTGCGCAGTTTCGAGCAGGGCGGCTTCATCTTCATGGCGACGTCCGACGGTACCGTGAAGAAGACCGATCTGGCCGAGTTCACCCGGCCGCGCTCGACCGGTATCCGGGCGATCGAGCTCGAGGAGGGCAACCGGCTGATCGGCGCGGCGCTCACGAGCGGTTCGAGCGAGATCCTGCTCTTCAGCAACGCCGGCAAGAGCGTGCGCTTCAACGAGGCGGACGTGCGCCCCATGGGACGCAGCGCGCGCGGCGTGCGCGGCATCGACCTGAAGGAGGGTCAGTCGGTGGTGTCGCTCATCATCGCCGGCAAGGACATCGCGGAGTCGGCCGCGGTGCTCACCGTCACGCAGAACGGCTACGGCAAGCGGACGAATCTGTCCGAGTATCCGACCCACCGGCGCGGCGGTCAGGGCGTGATCTCGATCCAGGTCACCGAGCGCAACGGCCCGGTCGTGGGCGCGGGCCTCTTCGACGAGGGCGACGAGGTGATGCTGATCAGCGACGGCGGTACGCTCATCCGTACGCGGGTGAAGGAAATTTCGGTGATCGGACGCAACACCCAGGGCGTCCGCCTGATCGAGATGGGCGAGGGGGAGAAGCTAGCCGGGATCGAGAAGATCGAGGAGTCGGACGAAGAATGA
- the mtnA gene encoding S-methyl-5-thioribose-1-phosphate isomerase, translating to MNRPAPAPNLAYDRVRAVEWVEGRIRLIDQRVLPLHEAYVHLDTVEQTAEAIRDMVVRGAPAIGVTAAYGVVLAARDRYARSAGAWTEAIGADLARIAAARPTAVNLAWAIARMRGVIEAGIAGDPVPRLLVEAQRIHAEDIAANRAMGDHGADLIAPGSGVLTHCNTGALATGGYGTALGVIRSGYATGKIARVYADETRPWLQGARLTAWELSQEGIPVTMIADGAAAWLMRQGKVQWVIVGADRIAANGDVANKIGTYMTALAARHHGLRFMVVVPISTIDLATPNGEAIPIEQRPESEVLAFGGTRVAAEGASAWNPAFDITPAGLVDALVTERGVVLAPDRAKIAALMARG from the coding sequence ATGAACCGACCCGCACCCGCCCCGAACCTCGCCTACGACCGCGTCCGTGCGGTCGAATGGGTGGAGGGACGCATCCGCCTTATCGACCAGCGCGTGCTGCCGCTGCACGAGGCCTACGTGCATCTCGACACCGTCGAGCAGACGGCCGAGGCGATCCGCGACATGGTCGTGCGCGGCGCGCCGGCGATCGGCGTCACGGCGGCCTACGGCGTGGTGCTCGCCGCGCGCGACCGGTATGCGCGTTCGGCAGGCGCCTGGACGGAGGCGATCGGGGCGGATCTGGCCCGCATCGCCGCCGCGCGGCCGACCGCGGTGAATCTCGCCTGGGCGATCGCGCGCATGCGCGGGGTGATCGAGGCGGGCATCGCCGGCGACCCCGTCCCGCGGTTGCTCGTCGAGGCGCAACGAATCCACGCCGAGGACATCGCGGCCAACCGGGCCATGGGCGACCACGGTGCCGACCTGATCGCGCCGGGCAGCGGGGTGTTGACGCACTGCAACACGGGGGCCCTCGCGACCGGCGGCTATGGCACGGCTCTCGGCGTGATTCGTTCCGGCTACGCGACCGGAAAGATCGCCCGGGTCTACGCGGACGAAACCCGGCCGTGGCTGCAAGGGGCCCGACTGACGGCCTGGGAGCTGTCGCAGGAAGGCATTCCGGTGACGATGATCGCCGACGGCGCGGCCGCGTGGCTCATGCGGCAGGGGAAGGTGCAATGGGTGATCGTCGGCGCCGACCGCATCGCGGCGAACGGCGACGTCGCCAACAAGATCGGCACGTACATGACGGCGCTCGCCGCCCGACACCACGGGCTCAGGTTCATGGTGGTCGTCCCGATCTCCACGATCGACCTCGCCACCCCGAACGGGGAGGCCATCCCGATCGAGCAGCGCCCGGAATCCGAGGTGCTGGCCTTCGGCGGGACCCGCGTCGCGGCCGAGGGGGCGAGCGCCTGGAACCCCGCCTTCGACATCACCCCGGCGGGGCTGGTCGACGCCCTGGTGACCGAGCGCGGGGTGGTTCTCGCCCCCGACCGCGCGAAGATCGCGGCGCTCATGGCCAGGGGCTGA